The Pan paniscus chromosome 1, NHGRI_mPanPan1-v2.0_pri, whole genome shotgun sequence genome has a segment encoding these proteins:
- the PROK1 gene encoding prokineticin-1: protein MRGATRVSIMLLLVTVSDCAVITGACERDVQCGAGTCCAISLWLRGLRMCTPLGREGEECHPGSHKVPFFRKRKHHTCPCLPNLLCSRFPDGRYRCSMDLKNINF, encoded by the exons ATGAGAGGTGCCACGCGAGTCTCAATCATGCTCCTCCTAGTAACTGTGTCTGACTGTGCTGTGATCACAGGG GCCTGTGAGCGGGATGTCCAGTGTGGGGCAGGCACCTGCTGTGCCATCAGCCTGTGGCTTCGAGGGCTGCGGATGTGCACCCCGCTGGGGCGAGAAGGCGAGGAGTGCCACCCCGGCAGCCACAAG GTCCCCTTCTTCAGGAAACGCAAGCACCACACCTGTCCTTGCTTGCCCAACCTGCTGTGCTCCAGGTTCCCGGACGGCAGGTACCGCTGCTCCATGGACTTGAAGAACATCAATTTTTAG